The Actinomycetota bacterium DNA segment GCACCTCGAGTTCCGCATCGACCCGTCCGTAGACGAGGGCATGCGCATCGCGGAGGCGCTCAAGCACGTGCCGCCGCACGTCCCGGACGAGGGCGAGGGCGAGTAGCGCCGTGGGCCTGTCCGACGCCGAATACCGGGCCGCCGCCGAGCGGCTCGTCTCCGCGACGAGTGTGGCCGTCTGCGCCCACATCCGCCCGGACGGCGACGCCGTCGCCTCCACGCTCGCGCTGGCGGCGGCGCTGCGCGCATGCGGCGTGGACGCGGTCCCCACGCTCGCCGACGAGGACGGGCGCGCGCCGGCCACCTACGCGTTCCTGCCGTGGTTCGACGAGTACGTGCCCGCCGGCGACCTCGACGCCCCGGAGGTCCTCGTCGCACTCGACACGCCCAACGTCGAGCGGCTCGGCGCCGCTGGGCGTCTCGCCGCCGGCGCGGTCGACGTCATCGTGCTCGACCACCACCCCGACAACCTCGGGTTCGGCACGATGAACCTCGTGGACACGGAGGCTGCCGCGGTCGGGCAGATGGTCTGGCGCCTGCTCGCGCACCTCGGCGACCTGCGCGGCCTTTCCGTTGACGAGCGTCTCGCGCACTCGCTGTACGTCGCGCTGCTCACCGACACCGGCGGCTTCCGCTACTCCAACACCACGCCGCAGGCGTTGCGCGACGCGGCCGACATGGTGCAGGCCGGAGCCGACCCGGCCGCGGCCTCGCGGGAGGCCTACGAGGAGCGCTCTCACGGCGCGGTCGCGCTGGCGGGACTGGCGCTCTCGCGCCTCCAGCTGCTCAACGGCGGCCGCGTGGCGCACGCGTGGATCGCCGACGAGGACTTCGCCGCCACGGGCGCCCTGCCCGAGGAGACGGAGCACCTGGTCGACATGCTGCGGATGCTCGGCGGCGTTGACGTGGTCGTCTTCGCGCAGCAGCGCGGGGCCGAGTGCCGCGTGAACCTGCGCTCCAAGAACGGCTTCGACGTCGGCTCTGTCGCCCGTCGCTTCGGCGGGGGAGGGCACGCCGCGGCGGCGGGGCTCACCTACGCGGGACTTCGCGAGGACTTCCTCGCCGAAGCGCTGCCGCTGCTGCCGGGGGCGGGCGGCTGATGCGGTCGAGGCGGGGAGCGACCGATCTCGCGGGCATCCTGCCGATCGACAAGCCGCAGGGGCCGACCAGTCACGACGTCGTCTCCGCAGTGCGGCGCGCGACCGGCGAGGGGCGCGTCGGTCACGCCGGCACGCTCGACCCGCTCGCGACCGGACTGCTCGTCGTGCTCGTGGGGCCGTACACCCGCCTCGAGCGCTTCCTGTCCGCCGAGGACAAGTCGTATACCGCGCGCTTCGCCTTCGGCGCCGAGACCGACACCGACGACTCCGAGGGCACCGTCACGCGCTACGCGCCGGTGCCGGACGACGTCTTCGACCCGGTGCATGCCGCCGAGGTGCTCGCCGGCTTCACCGGTGAGATCGAGCAGGTGCCTCCCGCGTACTCGGCGCTCAAGACCGACGGGAGGATCGCCCACCGCGCGGCGCGCGCGGGCGAACCCCTCGATCTCGCGCCGCGCCGGGTGGTCGTGCACGAGGCCGCGCTGACGGCCGTGGACGCGGACGCGCGCACCTGGGATGTGACGCTGCGCGTGTCGAAGGGCACGTACGTGCGAGCGCTGGCCCGCGACCTCGGGCGCGCATGCGGCAGCGCTGCGCACGTCTCGGCGCTCAGGCGCACCGCCAGCGGGGCGCTCGCGGTCGAGCAGGCGCACACGATCGACGAGGTCGTGGCCGCCGGCCGCGACGCAGCG contains these protein-coding regions:
- a CDS encoding bifunctional oligoribonuclease/PAP phosphatase NrnA → MGLSDAEYRAAAERLVSATSVAVCAHIRPDGDAVASTLALAAALRACGVDAVPTLADEDGRAPATYAFLPWFDEYVPAGDLDAPEVLVALDTPNVERLGAAGRLAAGAVDVIVLDHHPDNLGFGTMNLVDTEAAAVGQMVWRLLAHLGDLRGLSVDERLAHSLYVALLTDTGGFRYSNTTPQALRDAADMVQAGADPAAASREAYEERSHGAVALAGLALSRLQLLNGGRVAHAWIADEDFAATGALPEETEHLVDMLRMLGGVDVVVFAQQRGAECRVNLRSKNGFDVGSVARRFGGGGHAAAAGLTYAGLREDFLAEALPLLPGAGG
- the truB gene encoding tRNA pseudouridine(55) synthase TruB — encoded protein: MRSRRGATDLAGILPIDKPQGPTSHDVVSAVRRATGEGRVGHAGTLDPLATGLLVVLVGPYTRLERFLSAEDKSYTARFAFGAETDTDDSEGTVTRYAPVPDDVFDPVHAAEVLAGFTGEIEQVPPAYSALKTDGRIAHRAARAGEPLDLAPRRVVVHEAALTAVDADARTWDVTLRVSKGTYVRALARDLGRACGSAAHVSALRRTASGALAVEQAHTIDEVVAAGRDAAPLFADPLAALGLAAIEGDPDLVRQGRPLPVPAVGATEGERFAVTCDGTLAAVYRMAVDRLLPEAVIRTAT